In one Pseudomonas sp. Bout1 genomic region, the following are encoded:
- a CDS encoding oxidoreductase gives MYLTPQHILLAGASGLTGEHLLDRLLNEPTVTRVLAPSRKPLAEHPHLENPVGDPAVFLPQLSGQVDIAFCCLGTTIKQAGSEEAFRAVDLDMVVAFAKRAREMGARHLIVISAIGADPKSSIFYNRVKGEMEQALKAQGWPQLTIVRPSLLLGERLEPRLAEQLAGPLSRLIPGKYHGIEVCELARAMWRLALEEQDGVRVVESDELRKLGK, from the coding sequence ATGTACCTGACGCCTCAGCACATATTGCTCGCCGGAGCCTCCGGCCTGACCGGGGAACACCTGCTGGACCGCCTGCTCAACGAGCCGACCGTGACCCGGGTGCTGGCACCGAGCCGCAAGCCTCTGGCCGAGCACCCGCACCTGGAAAACCCGGTGGGCGACCCGGCGGTGTTCCTGCCGCAACTGAGCGGCCAGGTGGACATCGCCTTCTGCTGCCTGGGCACCACCATCAAGCAGGCGGGCTCCGAAGAGGCCTTCCGCGCCGTCGACCTGGACATGGTCGTGGCTTTTGCCAAGCGCGCTCGGGAAATGGGCGCGCGGCACCTGATCGTGATCAGCGCGATTGGCGCCGACCCGAAATCCTCGATCTTCTACAACCGGGTCAAGGGCGAGATGGAACAGGCATTGAAGGCTCAGGGTTGGCCGCAACTGACCATCGTGCGTCCTTCGCTGTTGCTGGGGGAGCGGTTGGAGCCACGGCTGGCTGAACAACTGGCCGGGCCATTGTCGCGGCTGATTCCGGGCAAGTACCACGGCATTGAAGTGTGCGAGCTGGCGCGGGCGATGTGGCGGCTGGCGCTGGAAGAGCAGGATGGGGTGCGAGTTGTGGAGTCGGATGAGCTGCGCAAGCTCGGCAAGTAA
- a CDS encoding YceK/YidQ family lipoprotein, which produces MNKLLMVLLALQLGGCATARTLDAAQPGAPVVYAGTRLDMYAIQGGCCAMDRFGAEAPSYPHVDLPASALLDTLLLPLSVLTVLGVGFNATGGL; this is translated from the coding sequence ATGAATAAACTCTTGATGGTGTTGCTGGCGCTGCAACTGGGCGGTTGCGCGACTGCGCGCACGCTGGACGCGGCTCAACCCGGCGCGCCGGTGGTGTACGCCGGGACGCGGCTGGACATGTATGCGATTCAGGGTGGTTGCTGCGCGATGGACCGCTTTGGTGCCGAGGCGCCGAGCTATCCCCATGTCGACCTGCCGGCCAGCGCCTTGCTTGACACGCTGCTGTTGCCGCTGTCGGTGCTGACGGTGCTGGGGGTTGGGTTTAACGCGACGGGCGGGCTCTAG
- the ubiX gene encoding flavin prenyltransferase UbiX: MSGPERVTLAMTGASGAPYGLRLLDCLVREDREVHFLISKAAQLVLATETDVALPPKVQMMQAFLTEYTGAAAGQIKVYGKEDWMSPVASGSGAPAAMVVVPCSTGTLSAIATGACNNLIERAADVTLKERRQLILVPREAPYSSIHLEHMLKLSNMGVTILPASPGFYHQPQTIDDLVDFVVARILNLLNIPQDMLPRWGEHHLSSDE, translated from the coding sequence ATGAGCGGCCCGGAACGCGTCACCCTGGCGATGACCGGCGCCTCGGGCGCGCCGTATGGCTTGCGCCTGCTGGACTGCCTGGTGCGCGAAGACCGCGAGGTGCACTTCCTGATCTCCAAGGCGGCGCAACTGGTGCTGGCCACCGAGACCGATGTCGCGTTGCCGCCCAAGGTGCAGATGATGCAGGCCTTCCTCACCGAGTACACCGGTGCGGCGGCGGGGCAGATCAAGGTCTATGGCAAGGAAGACTGGATGTCGCCGGTGGCTTCGGGCTCTGGCGCGCCGGCCGCGATGGTGGTGGTGCCGTGTTCCACCGGGACGTTGTCGGCGATTGCCACGGGCGCCTGCAACAACCTGATCGAGCGGGCAGCAGACGTGACCTTGAAGGAGCGTCGCCAGTTGATTCTGGTGCCACGCGAGGCGCCGTATTCGAGCATTCATCTGGAGCACATGCTCAAGCTGTCGAACATGGGCGTGACCATCTTGCCGGCATCGCCTGGCTTCTATCACCAGCCGCAAACCATCGATGACCTGGTGGACTTTGTGGTGGCGCGGATTCTAAACCTGCTGAACATTCCCCAGGACATGCTCCCGCGTTGGGGCGAGCACCATTTGAGCAGCGATGAATAA
- the mpl gene encoding UDP-N-acetylmuramate:L-alanyl-gamma-D-glutamyl-meso-diaminopimelate ligase, with the protein MHIHILGICGTFMGSMAVLAKELGHHVTGSDANVYPPMSTQLQAQGIELTQGYDPAQFDPAPDLVVIGNAMSRGNPAVEYVLNKGLPYVSGPQWLADHVLQGRWVLAVAGTHGKTTTSSMLAWVLEHAGMSPGFLIGGVPQNFSVSARLGDTPFFVIEADEYDSAFFDKRSKFVHYRPRTTILNNLEFDHADIFPDLAAIERQFHHLVRTIPSEGLVIHPTTEPALQRVIEMGCWTPVQTTGEGGQWQVKLLSEDGSKFEVLFEGVAQGIVDWDMTGQHNVANALVTLAAARHVGVVPSMGIAALSAFKSVKRRMEKVAEVNGITIYDDFAHHPTAIATTLDGLRKRVGDAQVIAIIEPRSNSMKLGAHRDGLPESVNDADHVFWYAPANLGWDLPAIAALCTVPSICCDSLEGIIEHVKHLAKPGTHVVIMSNGGFGGLHGKLAEALK; encoded by the coding sequence ATGCACATTCATATTCTCGGTATTTGCGGTACGTTCATGGGCTCGATGGCGGTGTTGGCCAAAGAGTTGGGCCACCATGTGACGGGCTCCGATGCCAACGTTTACCCGCCCATGAGCACGCAACTGCAAGCCCAGGGCATTGAGCTGACTCAAGGCTACGACCCGGCGCAGTTCGATCCGGCCCCCGACCTGGTGGTGATCGGCAATGCCATGAGCCGCGGCAATCCGGCGGTGGAATATGTGCTGAATAAAGGCTTGCCGTATGTGTCGGGCCCGCAATGGCTGGCCGACCATGTGCTGCAGGGCCGTTGGGTGCTGGCCGTGGCCGGTACCCACGGCAAGACCACCACCAGCAGCATGCTGGCCTGGGTACTGGAGCACGCGGGCATGAGCCCGGGGTTCCTGATTGGTGGCGTGCCGCAGAATTTCTCGGTGTCGGCGCGCCTCGGTGACACGCCGTTTTTTGTTATCGAGGCTGACGAATACGACAGCGCGTTCTTCGACAAGCGCTCCAAGTTCGTTCACTACCGCCCGCGCACGACGATCCTGAACAACCTGGAGTTCGATCATGCCGACATCTTCCCTGATCTGGCGGCCATTGAGCGGCAGTTCCACCACTTGGTGCGTACCATTCCAAGCGAAGGCCTGGTGATTCACCCCACCACCGAGCCGGCCCTGCAACGCGTGATTGAGATGGGCTGCTGGACCCCGGTACAAACCACCGGTGAGGGCGGCCAATGGCAGGTCAAGCTGCTGAGTGAAGACGGTTCGAAATTTGAGGTCCTGTTCGAAGGCGTCGCTCAAGGCATCGTCGATTGGGACATGACGGGCCAGCATAACGTCGCCAATGCGTTGGTCACCTTGGCGGCTGCGCGGCATGTCGGCGTGGTGCCGTCCATGGGCATCGCGGCCCTGAGCGCATTCAAGAGCGTCAAGCGCCGGATGGAAAAGGTCGCTGAAGTGAATGGGATTACCATCTACGACGACTTTGCCCACCACCCGACGGCAATCGCCACCACCCTGGATGGCTTGCGCAAACGTGTAGGCGACGCCCAGGTGATCGCGATTATCGAACCACGCTCCAACTCCATGAAGCTGGGCGCCCACCGTGATGGTTTGCCGGAAAGCGTCAACGATGCCGACCACGTGTTTTGGTATGCACCGGCCAATCTTGGCTGGGACCTGCCCGCCATCGCCGCGCTGTGCACGGTGCCGTCGATCTGCTGCGACTCGCTGGAAGGCATCATCGAACACGTGAAGCACCTGGCCAAGCCAGGCACCCACGTGGTGATCATGAGCAATGGCGGCTTCGGCGGCCTGCACGGCAAACTGGCTGAGGCACTGAAATGA
- a CDS encoding sigma-54-dependent Fis family transcriptional regulator translates to MQNDHFSRHAQQVLTVTRGQDPLHGPGSDPSIARSWLRCLEDYHLDPALTMAPTVLEHGRLLESRERLQQVLSIAGSEMNSLHQQLSGAGHAVLLTDARGVILNCVTAPSERKIFERAGLWLGADWSEACEGTNGIGTCLVERQSLTIHRDEHFRGRHTGLTCSASPVFDPHGELLAVLDVSSAREAVSRQSQFHTMALVNLSAKMIESCYFLRHFENHWLLRFHLQAESVGLFSEGLLAFDGEGRICAVNQSALNLLGQIRGGLLGQPVEAFFDCSLDELLGRASVNASASWPLRTRDGRGLFAVLRGQPRSVPAPVPQVLPERPRLPGICLGDAALQNDFRKALRVFERDVPLLVNGETGSGKEAFAKAVHHASLRADKAFIALNCAAIPESLIESELFGYRGGSFTGARKEGMRGKLQQADGGTLFLDEIGDMPLALQTRLLRVLEDRLVVPIGGEPQAVNVRIISATHRNLLERVQDGSFREDLYYRLNGLEIALPPLRERSDKSQLLDFLLAEEAGDQPVLLDSAARQALLAFAWPGNVRQLRTVLRTLAALCDDGRIGFEDLPTVIRQARPQPVVVEDPSDSPLDDAERLALLNVLGQQRWHMSHTAEQLGVSRNTLYRKLRKHGIAR, encoded by the coding sequence ATGCAAAACGATCATTTCAGTCGCCATGCCCAGCAAGTCCTGACTGTCACCCGTGGCCAGGACCCGTTGCACGGCCCCGGTAGCGACCCGTCCATCGCCCGCTCCTGGCTGCGTTGCCTTGAGGACTACCACCTCGACCCCGCACTCACCATGGCCCCCACGGTGCTCGAACATGGTCGCCTGCTGGAAAGCCGCGAACGCCTGCAGCAAGTGTTGAGCATCGCCGGCAGCGAAATGAACAGCCTGCATCAGCAGCTCTCCGGCGCCGGCCATGCAGTGTTGCTGACCGATGCGCGCGGGGTGATCCTCAACTGTGTCACCGCGCCCAGCGAGCGCAAGATCTTCGAGCGTGCCGGGCTGTGGCTGGGCGCCGACTGGAGCGAGGCCTGCGAAGGCACCAACGGCATCGGCACCTGCCTGGTGGAGCGCCAGTCCCTGACCATTCATCGTGACGAACACTTCCGTGGCCGGCATACCGGCCTTACCTGCTCGGCCAGCCCGGTATTTGACCCGCATGGCGAGTTGCTGGCGGTGCTGGATGTGTCTTCGGCCCGGGAAGCGGTGTCGCGTCAAAGCCAGTTCCACACCATGGCGCTGGTCAATCTTTCGGCAAAGATGATCGAGAGCTGTTACTTCCTGCGGCATTTTGAAAACCACTGGTTGCTGCGCTTTCATTTGCAGGCCGAATCTGTGGGCCTGTTCAGCGAAGGGTTGCTGGCGTTCGATGGCGAAGGGCGCATTTGTGCGGTCAACCAGAGTGCGTTGAACCTGCTCGGGCAAATTCGTGGCGGGTTGCTGGGGCAGCCGGTGGAGGCGTTTTTTGATTGTTCGCTGGATGAGTTGCTCGGGCGTGCCAGCGTCAATGCCAGCGCCAGTTGGCCGCTGCGTACCCGTGATGGCCGAGGGTTGTTCGCAGTACTGCGCGGCCAGCCACGCAGCGTACCTGCCCCGGTGCCACAGGTTTTGCCCGAACGGCCGCGGCTGCCGGGCATTTGCCTGGGGGATGCGGCGCTGCAAAACGATTTTCGCAAGGCGTTGCGGGTGTTTGAGCGCGACGTGCCGTTGCTGGTCAATGGCGAAACCGGCTCCGGAAAGGAGGCGTTTGCCAAGGCGGTGCACCATGCCAGCCTGCGGGCCGACAAAGCCTTTATCGCGCTGAACTGTGCGGCCATCCCCGAAAGCCTGATCGAAAGCGAGCTGTTCGGTTATCGCGGCGGCAGTTTCACCGGCGCCCGCAAGGAAGGCATGCGCGGCAAGCTGCAACAAGCGGATGGCGGCACATTGTTTCTGGATGAGATCGGCGACATGCCACTGGCCTTGCAAACCCGGCTATTAAGGGTGCTGGAAGACCGACTGGTGGTGCCCATCGGCGGCGAGCCGCAGGCGGTGAACGTCAGAATCATCAGCGCCACCCACCGTAATTTGCTGGAGCGCGTGCAGGACGGCAGCTTTCGCGAAGACCTGTACTACCGGCTCAATGGTCTGGAAATCGCCTTGCCGCCATTGCGCGAGCGCAGCGACAAGTCGCAGTTGCTGGACTTTTTGCTGGCAGAGGAGGCGGGCGACCAGCCGGTATTGCTGGACAGCGCCGCGCGCCAGGCACTCCTGGCCTTTGCCTGGCCAGGCAATGTGCGGCAGTTGCGTACGGTATTGCGCACCCTGGCGGCATTGTGTGACGACGGTCGGATTGGGTTTGAGGACTTGCCGACGGTCATCCGCCAGGCGCGCCCGCAGCCTGTGGTGGTGGAGGATCCTTCGGATTCCCCCCTGGACGATGCGGAGCGCCTGGCGTTGCTCAATGTCTTGGGGCAGCAGCGCTGGCACATGAGCCACACCGCGGAGCAACTGGGTGTCAGCCGCAACACGTTGTATCGAAAACTGCGTAAACACGGGATCGCCCGTTAG
- a CDS encoding aldehyde dehydrogenase family protein, which yields MRYAHPGTEGAIVSFKAKYGNYIGGEFVAPVDGNYFTNTSPVNGKPIAEFPRSTAKDIDKALDAAHAAADAWGKTSAQDRSLVLLKIADRIEQNLELLAITETWDNGKAVRETLNADIPLAADHFRYFAGCIRAQEGSSAEINEHTAAYHFHEPLGVVGQIIPWNFPLLMAAWKLAPALAAGNCVVLKPAEQTPLGINVLMELIGDLLPPGVLNVVHGYGKEAGEALATSKRIAKIAFTGSTPVGSHIMHAAAENIIPSTVELGGKSPNIFFADIMKAEPQFIEKAAEGLVLAFFNQGEVCTCPSRALVEESIYDDFMKVVMKKVESIKRGDPLDTDTMVGAQASEQQFDKILSYLEIAKGEGAELLTGGKVEKLTGDLATGYYIQPTLLKGTNKMRVFQEEIFGPVVSITTFKDEAEALAIANDTEFGLGAGLWTRDINRAYRMGRAIKAGRVWTNCYHLYPAHAAFGGYKKSGVGRETHKMMLDHYQQTKNLLVSYDINPLGFF from the coding sequence ATGCGTTACGCACACCCCGGTACTGAAGGCGCTATCGTTTCGTTCAAGGCCAAGTACGGCAACTACATCGGCGGTGAGTTTGTCGCGCCGGTCGATGGCAACTATTTCACTAACACCTCGCCGGTCAACGGCAAGCCCATCGCCGAATTCCCGCGCTCCACGGCCAAGGATATCGACAAAGCCCTGGACGCCGCTCACGCCGCCGCAGACGCCTGGGGTAAAACCTCGGCCCAGGACCGCTCGCTGGTACTGCTGAAAATCGCCGACCGCATTGAACAGAACCTCGAGCTGCTGGCCATCACCGAAACCTGGGACAACGGCAAGGCCGTGCGTGAAACCCTGAACGCCGACATCCCCCTGGCCGCTGACCACTTCCGCTACTTCGCCGGCTGCATCCGCGCCCAGGAAGGCAGCAGCGCCGAAATCAACGAACACACCGCCGCCTATCACTTCCACGAGCCATTGGGCGTGGTCGGCCAGATCATCCCGTGGAACTTCCCGCTGCTGATGGCCGCCTGGAAACTCGCGCCGGCCCTGGCCGCCGGTAACTGCGTGGTGCTCAAACCCGCCGAGCAAACCCCGCTGGGCATCAACGTGCTGATGGAACTGATCGGCGACCTGCTGCCGCCCGGCGTGTTGAACGTGGTGCATGGCTACGGCAAAGAAGCCGGCGAAGCCCTGGCCACCAGCAAGCGCATCGCCAAGATCGCCTTCACCGGTTCTACGCCCGTGGGCTCGCACATCATGCATGCGGCCGCCGAGAACATCATTCCGTCCACCGTTGAACTGGGCGGCAAGTCGCCGAACATCTTCTTCGCCGACATCATGAAAGCCGAGCCGCAATTCATCGAAAAAGCTGCCGAAGGTTTGGTGCTCGCGTTCTTCAACCAGGGCGAAGTGTGCACCTGCCCTTCGCGCGCGCTGGTGGAAGAGTCGATCTACGACGACTTCATGAAAGTGGTGATGAAGAAGGTCGAGTCGATCAAACGCGGCGACCCGCTGGACACCGACACCATGGTCGGCGCCCAGGCGTCCGAGCAGCAATTCGACAAGATCCTGTCGTACCTCGAAATCGCCAAGGGCGAAGGCGCCGAGCTGCTGACCGGCGGCAAGGTCGAGAAACTGACCGGCGACCTGGCCACCGGCTATTACATCCAGCCGACCCTGCTCAAGGGCACTAACAAAATGCGGGTGTTCCAGGAAGAAATCTTTGGCCCGGTGGTGAGTATCACCACGTTCAAGGACGAAGCCGAAGCCCTGGCGATTGCCAACGACACCGAGTTTGGCTTGGGTGCCGGTTTGTGGACCCGCGACATCAACCGCGCGTACCGCATGGGCCGGGCGATCAAGGCCGGGCGCGTGTGGACCAACTGCTATCACCTGTACCCGGCGCATGCCGCGTTCGGTGGTTACAAGAAGTCCGGTGTGGGCCGTGAGACCCACAAGATGATGCTCGATCACTACCAACAGACCAAAAACCTGCTGGTGAGCTACGACATCAATCCGCTGGGCTTCTTCTAA
- the eat gene encoding ethanolamine permease, whose protein sequence is MPSEPTGSSVDFEKVGTEYFQQRELKKGAAGWVLLVGLGVAYVISGDYAGWNFGLAQGGWGGMFLATLLMATMYLCMCFSLAELSSMIPTAGGGYGFARSAFGPWGGFLTGTAILIEYAIAPAAIAVFIGAYCESLFGIGGWMIYLAFYIIFIGIHIFGVGEALKLMFVITAVAAIALGVFLVAMVPHFSVANLLDIPVTEAKGASTFLPFGYVGVWAAIPYAIWFFLAVEGVPLAAEETKNPKRDLPRGLIGAIVVLASFALLILVIAPGGAGAYALMASGNPLVEALSKAYGGSTWMGHFVNLVGLAGLIASFFSIIYAYSRQIFALSRAGYLPRKLSQTNKSKAPVLALIIPGIIGFGLSLTGQGDLLILVAVFGATISYVLMMAAHITLRIRRPKMDRPYRTPGGVFTSGVALVLACIAVVAGFLVDPRVVIGAAIIYGVLIAYFAFYSRHHLVAGTPEEEFAAIQAAEAALH, encoded by the coding sequence ATGCCTAGCGAACCCACAGGGTCTTCCGTCGACTTTGAAAAAGTCGGTACCGAATACTTCCAACAACGCGAACTGAAAAAAGGCGCCGCCGGCTGGGTGCTGTTAGTTGGCCTCGGGGTTGCCTACGTGATCTCCGGCGACTACGCCGGCTGGAACTTCGGCCTGGCCCAGGGTGGCTGGGGCGGTATGTTCCTCGCCACACTGCTGATGGCCACCATGTACCTGTGCATGTGTTTCTCCCTGGCCGAACTCTCTTCCATGATTCCTACTGCCGGCGGCGGCTACGGCTTTGCCCGCAGCGCCTTCGGCCCTTGGGGCGGGTTCCTCACCGGCACCGCAATCCTGATCGAATACGCCATCGCCCCCGCCGCTATCGCGGTGTTTATCGGCGCCTACTGCGAGTCGCTGTTCGGCATCGGCGGCTGGATGATCTACCTGGCGTTCTACATCATCTTTATCGGCATCCACATCTTCGGCGTGGGTGAAGCGTTGAAGCTGATGTTTGTGATTACCGCTGTCGCCGCGATTGCCCTGGGCGTATTCCTGGTGGCGATGGTGCCGCACTTCAGTGTCGCCAACCTGCTGGACATTCCGGTGACCGAGGCCAAGGGCGCCAGCACCTTTCTGCCGTTCGGCTATGTGGGCGTATGGGCGGCGATTCCCTATGCCATCTGGTTCTTTTTGGCCGTCGAAGGCGTGCCGCTCGCCGCCGAAGAAACCAAGAACCCAAAACGCGACCTGCCGCGCGGCCTGATCGGCGCCATTGTGGTGCTGGCCAGCTTCGCCCTGCTGATTTTGGTGATCGCCCCGGGCGGCGCCGGTGCCTACGCGCTGATGGCCTCGGGCAATCCGCTGGTGGAGGCGTTGTCCAAGGCGTACGGCGGCTCCACGTGGATGGGCCACTTCGTCAACCTGGTGGGCCTGGCCGGCTTGATCGCGAGCTTTTTCTCGATCATCTATGCCTACTCCCGGCAGATCTTCGCCCTGTCCCGCGCGGGCTACCTGCCGCGCAAGCTGTCGCAGACCAACAAGAGCAAGGCGCCAGTATTGGCCCTGATCATTCCCGGGATCATCGGGTTTGGTCTGTCGCTGACCGGCCAGGGTGATTTGCTGATCCTGGTCGCCGTGTTCGGCGCGACCATTTCCTACGTGCTGATGATGGCCGCGCACATCACCTTGCGCATCCGCCGCCCCAAAATGGACCGCCCGTACCGCACACCGGGCGGCGTCTTCACCTCGGGTGTCGCGCTGGTGCTGGCCTGTATCGCCGTGGTGGCGGGCTTCCTGGTGGATCCGCGCGTGGTCATTGGCGCGGCGATCATCTATGGAGTATTAATTGCTTACTTTGCTTTCTACAGTCGGCATCACTTGGTAGCAGGCACGCCGGAAGAAGAATTTGCGGCGATCCAGGCCGCAGAGGCCGCCTTGCACTAA
- a CDS encoding ethanolamine ammonia-lyase subunit EutB, with the protein MASFSHAVGALTYRFDSLKDVMAKASPARSGDFLAGVAAQNDGERVAAQMALANIPLKHFLEEVLIPYESDEVTRLIIDTHDKQAFSVVSHLTVGGLRDWLLSDAADEQSLRALAPGLTPEMAAAVSKIMRVQDLVLVAQKIRVVTKFRGTMGLRGRLSTRLQPNHPTDEPAGIAASILDGLLYGNGDAMIGINPATDSIASICAMLEMLDAIIQRYEIPTQACVLTHVTTSIEAINRGVPLDLVFQSIAGTEAANASFGISLSVLQEGYDAGLSLNRGTLGQNLMYFETGQGSALSANAHFGVDQQTCETRAYAVARHFKPFLVNTVVGFIGPEYLYNGKQIIRAGLEDHFCGKLLGVPMGCDICYTNHAEADQDDMDTLLTLLGVAGINFIMGIPGSDDIMLNYQTTSFHDALYARQTLGLKPAPEFEQWLAKMGIFTQVDGKVHFGNSLPSAFRHALAQLG; encoded by the coding sequence ATGGCAAGTTTTTCCCACGCGGTCGGCGCATTGACCTACCGCTTTGACAGCCTCAAGGACGTGATGGCCAAGGCCAGCCCGGCACGATCCGGGGATTTCCTGGCCGGCGTTGCGGCGCAGAACGACGGCGAGCGGGTGGCGGCGCAAATGGCGCTGGCGAATATTCCGTTGAAGCACTTTCTTGAGGAAGTGTTGATCCCGTACGAAAGCGACGAAGTCACCCGGCTGATCATCGATACCCACGATAAACAGGCGTTTTCCGTGGTCAGCCACCTGACCGTCGGCGGTCTGCGGGACTGGCTGCTCAGTGACGCGGCCGACGAGCAAAGCCTGCGCGCCCTGGCGCCCGGGCTGACGCCGGAAATGGCCGCCGCCGTGTCGAAGATCATGCGCGTGCAGGACCTGGTCCTGGTGGCGCAGAAGATCCGTGTCGTCACCAAGTTTCGCGGCACAATGGGTCTGCGCGGGCGCCTGTCCACCCGCCTGCAGCCCAACCACCCCACCGACGAACCCGCCGGCATCGCCGCAAGCATTCTCGACGGCCTGCTCTACGGCAATGGCGACGCCATGATCGGCATCAACCCGGCCACCGACAGCATCGCCTCGATCTGCGCCATGCTGGAAATGCTCGATGCGATCATCCAGCGCTACGAAATCCCGACCCAGGCCTGCGTGCTGACCCACGTCACCACCTCCATCGAGGCCATCAACCGCGGCGTGCCGCTGGACCTGGTGTTCCAGTCCATCGCCGGCACCGAAGCCGCCAACGCCAGTTTCGGCATCAGCCTGAGCGTGCTGCAGGAAGGCTACGACGCGGGCTTGAGCCTGAACCGCGGCACCCTCGGGCAAAACCTGATGTATTTCGAAACCGGCCAGGGCAGCGCCTTGTCGGCCAACGCGCATTTTGGCGTCGACCAGCAAACCTGCGAAACCCGCGCCTACGCGGTGGCCCGGCATTTCAAGCCGTTTCTGGTGAACACCGTGGTCGGCTTTATCGGCCCCGAGTACCTGTACAACGGCAAGCAGATCATCCGCGCCGGCCTCGAAGACCACTTCTGCGGCAAGCTGCTGGGCGTGCCGATGGGGTGCGACATTTGCTACACCAACCACGCCGAAGCCGACCAGGACGACATGGACACCCTGCTGACCCTGCTGGGTGTCGCCGGGATCAACTTCATCATGGGCATCCCGGGCTCCGACGACATCATGCTCAACTACCAGACCACCTCGTTCCACGACGCGCTCTACGCCCGACAAACATTGGGTTTAAAGCCGGCGCCGGAGTTTGAACAGTGGCTGGCAAAAATGGGCATCTTCACGCAAGTCGACGGCAAGGTGCACTTCGGCAACAGCCTGCCGTCGGCATTCCGCCACGCCCTGGCGCAACTGGGATGA
- the eutC gene encoding ethanolamine ammonia-lyase subunit EutC, producing the protein MHIDTPENNVDNPWLELRRLTPARIALGRTGTSIPTGAQLDFQFAHAQARDAVHLPFDHVGLSSQLAERGRDSLLLHSAAVDRHSYLQRPDLGRRLSDESAQALRDYAEANPGGVDLAVVVADGLSALAVHKHTLAFLTRMEEQTHAEGWSLSPVILVEQGRVAVADEIGQLLGAKMVVILIGERPGLSSPDSLGLYFTYNPRVGLTDAYRNCISNVRLEGLSYGMAAHRLLYLMREACRRQLSGVNLKDEAQIQTLESDDPDLMKGNFLLSPPED; encoded by the coding sequence ATGCACATCGACACCCCGGAGAACAACGTGGACAACCCGTGGCTGGAGCTGCGGCGCCTGACCCCGGCGCGGATCGCCCTGGGCCGTACCGGCACCAGCATCCCTACCGGCGCGCAGCTGGACTTTCAATTCGCCCATGCCCAGGCCCGGGACGCGGTACACCTGCCGTTTGATCATGTAGGGTTGAGCAGCCAATTGGCCGAACGTGGCCGCGACAGCCTGCTGCTGCACAGCGCCGCTGTGGACCGGCATAGCTACCTGCAACGCCCGGACCTGGGCCGACGCCTGAGCGATGAATCGGCCCAGGCCCTGCGGGATTACGCCGAAGCCAACCCGGGCGGCGTGGACCTGGCCGTGGTAGTGGCCGACGGCTTGTCGGCGCTGGCCGTGCATAAACATACGCTGGCGTTTCTTACACGTATGGAGGAACAAACCCACGCTGAAGGCTGGTCGCTGTCGCCGGTGATTCTGGTGGAGCAGGGCCGCGTGGCCGTCGCCGATGAAATCGGCCAGTTGCTGGGGGCGAAAATGGTGGTGATCCTGATCGGCGAACGGCCGGGGCTCAGTTCGCCGGACAGCCTGGGGCTGTACTTCACCTACAACCCCAGGGTCGGCCTCACCGACGCGTACCGCAACTGCATCTCCAATGTGCGCCTGGAAGGCTTGAGTTACGGCATGGCCGCGCATCGGCTGCTTTACTTGATGCGTGAGGCCTGTCGCCGGCAGCTGTCGGGGGTCAATCTCAAGGATGAAGCACAGATTCAGACACTTGAATCGGACGATCCCGACCTGATGAAAGGCAACTTCCTCCTCAGCCCACCGGAGGACTGA
- a CDS encoding GNAT family N-acetyltransferase, with the protein MRITQATLEHLDLLTPLFVKYREFYGALPFPDSSRAFLEKRLRRKESVIYLALADDDDKKLLGFCQLYPSFSSLSLKRVWILNDIYVAEDARRQLVADNLMRTAKKMAKETHAVRLRVSTSSDNQVAQKTYESIGFKEDTEFKNYVLPISED; encoded by the coding sequence ATGCGGATAACTCAAGCGACCCTGGAACACCTGGACCTGTTGACCCCGCTTTTCGTCAAATACCGCGAGTTTTACGGCGCATTGCCATTTCCTGATTCAAGCCGCGCGTTCCTCGAAAAACGCCTGCGCCGCAAGGAATCCGTGATCTACCTGGCACTTGCCGATGACGACGACAAAAAGCTGCTCGGCTTCTGCCAGCTGTATCCAAGTTTTTCCTCACTGTCCCTCAAACGCGTATGGATCCTCAACGACATCTACGTGGCCGAAGACGCTCGCCGCCAGCTGGTGGCCGACAACCTGATGCGTACCGCGAAGAAGATGGCCAAGGAAACTCACGCCGTGCGCCTGCGTGTATCCACCAGCAGCGACAATCAGGTGGCGCAGAAAACCTACGAATCCATCGGTTTCAAGGAAGACACCGAGTTTAAAAACTACGTGCTCCCGATCAGTGAAGACTGA